The stretch of DNA GAACGTAGATGGCGATAAACATTACGGCGAGAAGAAGGACGATCCAGGGGCTGAGGGCCGCGACGGCGAATCCAGCGGCGATGATGATGGATCCGAGATAAAGCGGATTACGGGTGTAGGCGTAAGGTCCGGTGTTGGTGAGCTCGGCATTCTTCTTCACGTGTGCGGAGGCGGCAGCGCGGAGCGCGACTCCGGCAAGCGCGATGCCGGCACCGATCGCCAGCGACAACCACGTGGGGCGCGCGAGCCAGATATAGGCGATGGCGAGAAGGAATCCGAGAGGGACGCGAATGCGTCGCGCGATGCGGGACCATGTCATGCGTTCACTCCTTTGGTTGCGAGGAGTTCGCGGGCAGCGTGGAGGACTTCGGCGGCGGTGATGTTGAGGAGTCCAGCTTCGGCGTTTTTGACTCGCTTGTGCGAAGTGATGCTGGAGGGGTCACGAAGAACGATGCTCTTCTTGCTTTGTGGTCCCGTCCGTGCAGGATCCGTCGGCCCAAAAATCGCAACGATTGGCACATCGTGGAAGAAGTCGGCCAAGTGCAGAGGGCCTGTGTCACCGCCAATGAACAGCGAAGCGCGGCGGGTGACAGCGATCAGTTGCGAGATGGTGAACGTGGCGGCGATAGCGTGTCCGTCTGATTGGCTTTCGACGATGCGTGCGAGTTCTTCTTCACCCGGGCCGTAGTTGATCAGGCTGCGGATTCCCTGATTGCCGAGTTCGCGCGTGACTTCGGCGTAGCGTTCGGCAGGCCACTGTTTAGCTCCCCATCCGGCGCCGGGGTTGAGGAGGGCGAAACGTGGTCGAAGCCTCAACTCTGCAATCTTGTTCTCAGCCCAACTCTCGAATTCTGGCAGCGGATCGTATACAGGGCAGTAATACTCGTTATTGATGATACCGCCGTGTTGTTCCACTATCTTCTCCGCGAGTTGGCTATTCTGTTGGACTACATGGGTGGCGCGTGTGATTACAGTATTGGTATAGGCCAGCGACGCCGGTTTCTCCCACGGATCGTTGAATCCGTAACGCCGAGGCGCTCCGCTCAGCAGAGCAAAGGCTGCCGACTTGATCGCGCCCTGAAAGTCGACGACGATGTTGTACTTCGACGCACGGATCTCGCGCAGAGCCGTTAACACCTCGTGTCTTTTGTCGAGCGGATGTTTGCGCCAGCTGCGTGTATCGACTAGGTGACGGCGGGTAATGAACGGTATGGGGGCAAGCAGGTCTGCCCATCGCTTTTCCATGACCCAGCCAATTTCGGCATCAGGGAAACTGCATTTGAGCATGATTGCTGCCGGGATTGCGTGAAGGATGTCGCCCATCGCGCCGAGGCGGACGATCAAGATCTTCTTCGGGGTGGCGACAACAGAAGAGTCGTTCAATTCTTCTTCGCTGCCCCTTTACCTATTTGCTGGATGATTTCCGTTGCCGAGTGATCTTTCGGGTCGCCGACGATGGCGACGCGTCCGCCGTAAGAGGTGACGACGTCGCGCTCGGGGACGGAGTCGGCGGTGTAGTCGGTGCCTTTGGCCTGAACGTCGGGACGAATGTCGTTGAGCAGGGCGCGGACGTCAAGTTCGGGGAAGATGACAACGGCGTCCACGGGCTCGAGTGCGGCAAGGATTTCGGCGCGCTCGGATTCGGGCATGACGGGACGGCCGTCGCCCTTGAGTTGGCGGACGCTGTCATCGGCGTTGACAGCGACGATGAGTTTTCCGCCGAGGGCTTTCGCGGCTTGCAGATAGCGAATGTGGCCGACGTGGAGGACGTCGAAGCATCCGTTAGCCATGATGACCTGGTCGCCGGACTGGCGCCATTGGGCGACGCGGCGACGGAGATCCTCGCGCGAAAGTACTTTTGTCTGGCTCATGCAATTCGCATGTGCGAGGGCGGGCAGGAGTGTCCGCCTCGCACGTGAACTACAGCAGTTCCTCGTTCCAGTTCTCGAGGAACTTCGCCACGGAGCGCAGGAATTGGTCGGCAACGGCACCGTCGATGATGCGGTGGTCGTAACCGAGCGACACGTGACATATCTGGCGGATGGCGATCGAGTCGGTGCCGTTTTCGTCGGTGAGGACGACCGGCATTTTCTTGATCGAGCCGATACCCATGATTGCAACCTGCGGCTGGCTGATGATCGGTAAGCCGAACATCTGGCCGAACTGGCCGGGGTTGGTGATGGTGAACGTTCCGCCTGCGACATCATCTGGCTTCAGCTTCTTGGAGCGCGCACGATCGCCGAGGTCGGTGATGGAGCGCTGGAGTCCGACGATGTTCTTCTCTTCAGCGTTCTTGATTACGGGGACGATGAGTCCCCAGTCGAGCGCGACTGCGATGCCGATGTTGATGTTGCGGTGGTAGCGGATGTTATCGCCTTCGACCGAAGAGTTGATGATCGGGAAATCGCGGATGCCCTTGACGGCCGCGCGAGCGAAGAAGGTGGTCGGCGTGAGCTTGACGCCGTTCTTCTGCTCGAACTGCTTCTTGATCTTCTCGCGCAGGTTCATGACACGGGTCATGTCGATTTCGTAGATGGTGTGGACGTGCGCGCTGGTGTGCTTGGATTCGACCATGCGTTGCGCGATGATCTTGCGCATCGCGGTCATGGGAACGACTTCGCCCGGAAGCGGAGCCGCAGGAGCGGGAGCAGGTGCCGCAGGCTTCGCAGCCATGGGCGCTGCTGCAACTGGAACTGGAGCAGCAGGGGCCTTGCCACGGTTTTCGATGTAGGCGGTGATGTCTTCCTTCGTGATGCGTCCGCCGAGACCGGTTCCCTTCACCTGGGCGAGGTTGATGCCGTGCTCCTTGGCCATCTTGCGAACAAGCGGCGAAGAACGGATCTTCTGGCCGTCGACGGTGACTTCTTCCTCTTCGTGAACAGGCGCAGCCGGGGCCGGAGCAGCAGGCGCAGCGGCTTTCGCCGGTGCGGCAGGTTGCGCTGCAGGCGCGGGTGCAGCAGCAGGAGCGCCGGTGCCTCCAATGACACCGACGACGGAGTTCACCTGAACGGTCGATCCAGCTTGCGCCTTGATCTCGGTGAGCACACCGCTGGCGGGCGCGGGAATCTCGGCATCCACCTTGTCGGTGGAGATTTCGAAGAGCGGCTCGTCACGCTGGACTTTGTCGCCGACGTTCTTCAACCACTTGGTGATGGTGCCTTCGAAGATGGATTCGCCCATCTGAGGCATGATGACGTCAGTGGCTGGGCCGGAGGCGGTGGGTGCCGGTGGCGCAGCGTTTTGCGGTCCGCCTGCGGGCATCGGCGACGGATTCAGTTCCGGGCTGCCGATCACGGGGGCCGTGGCGGCTGTGGATGGCTGAGCCGAAGGAGTGGCCGAGGCGCCGTTCGTGGAATCGATGACGCCGACAACAGTGTTCACCTGAACGGTGGTGCCTTCCTGGACCTTAATCTCTTTCAGCACACCACTGGCGGGCGCGGGGATTTCTGCGTCAACCTTATCAGTCGAGATTTCGAACAAGGGTTCGTCACGCTGAACCTGCTCGCCGGGCTTTTTCAGCCACTTGGTAATGGTGCCCTCAAAAATTGACTCGCCCATCTGGGGCATGATCACGTCAGTCGCCATTTCGTCCTCTATATGTGCTAGTTGGAAGATGCTACTGGAGGCAAACAGAAATTATACGTGAGGCACGGGGGGTGTTGCAGGCGGGGATGTCACAAACAGGCTGCGGGTGCAGTTGCCTCGGTCTCATGCGCCCTCCTGTGCGCGCAAAAGCATGCAACCACACCCGCAAGGTTGAACTGCGGAGCATGTTGCCGCCGGCGGCCGCCTATGGCATGACGCCCTAGAGGGCTGGTCTGGGAATCGTCGCGGTTTCGGCGATATCACATACGCCAGGCGCTAACCGCCGACGGCAAGCTCGCTACCCCCGTACGGTAAGTACAGGGCAATTGGCGTGACTCACCACGCTTTGCGCGATGGTCCACGGCAAATGAGCTGAGGCTCGTGCGCCAAGTCCGCTGGACTTGTGCACACCCAGCACGATCAGGTCGGCTTGATGCTTGTGCGCAGCGCGCAAGATCTCCTCGACCGGATAGCCCCTGACGACCTCCACGTCAGGGGATGAGGTTAAGTTCGCCGCTGCCGGGAGCATTTCCTCCAACTGCTTGCGAGCGTTGGCTAGAAGATGCTCATGCAGGTAAGCGGCTGAAACAGACCCTTCTTCCAGCACGTGCAACAGGGTGAGGCGCGCCTGGCTTTCCTGGGCGAAGCCGGACGCGTACGGAAGCGCGTGCCGTGACCCCTCGGAGAAGTCGGTAGCGAACAGCACCGACTGAAATCGTCCGTGGGTTAAGAGATTTGGGGGGACGTCTGGCCCGATGGTGAGCACCGGGCAGGGCGCAATGCGGAAGATCTCCTCGGCAACAGATCCGAGGATTAGCTTGCGAATTCCGGAACGGCCATGAGTTGCAACAACAACCATCGAAATGTCACATTGCCGGATGAGATCGAGCAACGTCATCTCGAGTGGACCCGTTTCCACATGCAGGTCGAGTTTGATACCCGCAAAGGCCGGGGAGCGCTCGAACGATTGCATCTCCTGTTTTGCGCGGGCGAGCAAATCGTGATGCTCCCAAGTTGCGGGTTCCAGTGCAGAGTGGAGGATTGGTTCCGGAGGAATGATGTGCAGTACAGCAAGGTCAGAGCCATGAAGTCTTGCAATGGCAGCGGCCTGCTCCATCGCCTTGTGCGAGGTTTCTGAAAAGTCGGTTGTTACAAGGATATGGCGTAATGCCAGGGTGGAAACTTCAAGATCGTGAACCGGGTGTACCGTTGCCATCGGACACCTCCCGGAAAACCGTCTTACTAATCTACCTGTAACTCCGGTTCTGCCCTGGATGCAGTGACATCTATCACCCGCAATTGTGCCCGGATGGCCATCCTGACGCGGATTGACGCCTTCTTAAGAGAAAAAATCTAAAAGGAGGAATATGGCGCGACAGAACTTTCCACTCGACGACCTCAGTTACGACCTGATTACGATCATTCACGAGAAATCGAAGGGGTTGGAGGCTTACGACCAGTACCTTCAGGATGCTCAGGGCGACAACGAGTTGCGGCAGGTGTTTCAGCAAATCCGCGACCAGGACGCGAAAGCGATCGAGAAGTTGCGGCAGCATCTCGGGCGAGTAATGCAGCAGGGCGGAAGAAAAGCCGCGTAGAGTCGTTCAGCTATTTGTTGTCCAGAACTAGGGATCTCGAGCACGCGTCGAGGTCCCCTCTCTATGGGATTTTGGGAAGGCCCCTGCTCAGATCGCGTCCGATCTTGCGCTCGTGCCACAAGCGGATCGGCTTGAGGTACGTGATGATCCCGAAAGCGGCGATAGCGGCCAGAAGGAGGGCGCTGCTGATCCAGACCAGCGCGACGGAGGCCTTGGTTTCCGCCATATGGGCAATGATGGCAGCATTGCTGGGCGTAAGCAGCAGGGCGAGAGCAAGGATGAGCATTCCCAGTCCGGCCAGTAACCCGGTGATGTTCTTGGCCCACTTTCCCCGCTCGTGGTACTCGGCGAACAGTACGTAACCGTACAGAACCAGGCCAGCGATGACGAAGAAATTGGCTCCCGCAGAGATGGCGAATCGGAAGTCCATGAATTTTAAGACGCGAAATTCGAGGAGCAGGTTGGGGCGTTGCAGCGGTTAAGTCCCGCATGATCAACGTTTGACACTCGCGCCTCAGCACCATTATTCTTGATGTTTGCACCTTGCTTCAGGACGCTGTCGTGGAAGTGTGTCTTTTTTCCCGCGTTCTACTGGCTGAGAGGGGACCGGGATGTTGATCAATGTTCATGACCTGCGAAAGAGGCAGAATGTCCTCGATTTTGAGCAGGAGTTTCCGCCGGAAGGGTTCGATCTCGGGGTAGATGTACGTGCGGTCCAAGCGGTAAAGACCAGCGGCCGAGCCACCCTGGTGGAAGAGCATACAGGACATAAAGGCACGCTGGACGATATCCGAGTAGCCGGGAAGCTGGCGACGGAATTGGAAGTACTGTGTGCACGCTGCCTTGAACCGGTGAAGCTCCCGGTCCACCGCGAGTTCGAACTGCTGTACCGGCCGCAAGGATCGGACGTAGGCGGCGGCAAGGAAGTGGAATTACAGGATAAGGACGCCGCCATAAGCTATTACGAGGGCGACGGACTCGCACTGGAAGACGTGGTGCGGGAGCAGTTGCTGCTGGCGGTCCCGATCAAGACGGTCTGCAAGGAAGAGTGCAAAGGTTTGTGCGCGCATTGCGGGCGCAACCTGAACACCGGGCAATGCGAATGCGCGCAGAGCGCGAGCGATCCCCGGTGGGAAGCACTGAAAGGTTTGAAGGACAAGCTACAGAAGTAAGAGAAGTAAAAGAAGATCAGGAAGAGGTTCAAGCAGTCATGGCAAATCCGAAACGGCGACATTCCAAGAGGCGCACCGCAACCCGCCGCGCCCACGATCACCTGACCACGCGCTCGGCCGCCGAGTGCCCCAACTGTCACGAGAAGAAGCTGCCCCATCGTGTTTGCCCGAAGTGCGGGTATTACAAGGGCCGCGAGATCGTGGAAGTCGAAAAGGCCAAGTAGTCTGCCGCGGTCTGTCCGCGCAGAACGCAGCAGGTTCTCATCTGCGAACGCCGATCGGCGAGTTTCGATACTAGTCCCAGCCTCGCAAGGATGATGCAAGAGCGGGGCGGGACCGAGGTCCACCAACCGAAAAATGAACACCGTGATAGCCGTGGACGCTATGGGTTCGGATCGCGCTCCGAAGCCTGAAGTCGAAGGCGCCATTCTGGCTGCGCGCAGTTATAACGTGCATGTGCTGCTGGTCGGCCAGGAAGACGTAATCCGGGCCGAAATGCGGAACCATCCCTCCGCGCAGTACCTCACAAACATCGAGATCGTTCATGCGGAAGAAGTCATCGGCATGGACGAGAAGGCCGCGCAGTCTGTACGGTCGAAGAAGAAGTCATCGATGCACGTTGGTTTGCGCCTGGTCCGCGACGGGCGGGCCGCCGGGTTTGCGACCGCCGGAAACACCGGCGCCGCGATGGCAACGGCAAAGATGATCCTGGGCGCACTGCCGGGTGTGGATCGTCCGGGCCTGGCAGCCGTCTTTCCGACATCGAAAGGCACTGCGGCAATCCTGCTGGACGTGGGCGCAAACGTGGATTCGAAACCACAGAACCTCGTGCAGTTCGCCATCATGGGCGAGATCTACTCGCGGAACATCCTCGGGACACATCGGCCGAGGGTTGGCCTGCTCTCCATCGGCGAAGAAGAAACCAAGGGCAACGAACTCACTCGCGAATCCTACAAATTGATCAAGCCGCTGCCGATCAACTTCATCGGCAACGTGGAAGGCCGCGATCTTTACAACGGGCACGTGGACGTGATCATCTGCGACGGTTTCGTCGGGAACGTGGCGCTGAAGATTTCCGAAGGCCTGGTGGAGACAGTCCGATATCTGCTGAAGGAATCGTTGAAATCCACGATTTCGAGTCAGTTTGGATTCCTGCTGTCGCGCAAGGCTTTTGCCGATTTCAAGAAGCGGCTGGATTATTCGGAGTACGGCGGTGCTCCCTTGCTTGGCGTGAAGGGTGTATGCATTATCGGGCACGGATCTTCGAACGCGAACGCTATCAAGAACGCCATCCGAGTGGCCGCCGAATTTGCCGAACGCAAAATCAACCACAAGATTGAGCAGGAAATTGCCTCCACCCGCGGCACGGGCATGCATCATCACGCGCAAGGACTGGCCGCCGGGCATGATCACGGACGACACGATGACTAACCCGATCGCATTTCTCTTCCCCGGACAAGGTTCACAGGCTGTCACGATGGGTAAGGAATTGGCTTCCCTCTACCCGGTGGCGCAGGAGACGTTTGACGAAGCCGACGCGGCATTGGGATACAAGCTATCCCAGCTTTGCTTCGAAGGTCCCGAAGACAAGCTGAAGATGACCGAGGTGACGCAGCCAGCGATCCTGACAGTGTCCGTGGCGGCGTTCCGGGTACTGGAGAGCATGGGCATCGAGCCGCAGTATGTTGCCGGCCATAGCCTGGGCGAATATTCGGCACACGTGGCGGCGGGAACGCTTTCGTTTCAGGATGCGGTGAAGACTGTACGCAATCGCGGCAAGTACATGCAGGAAGCGGTACCGTTCGGAGTGGGAGCGATGGCAGCCATCCTGGCACTTCCGCTGGAGACCATCCAGGAAGTCTGCGCCGAGGCAGCACAAGGTGAAGTTTGCGAACCGGCGAACATCAACTCGCCGGACCAGGTAGTGATCTCGGGCAATAAGGCAGCCGTCGAACGTGCCGCGGAAATGTGCAAAGCAAAAGGCGCGAAGCGCGCGGTGATGCTTCCCGTGAGTGCACCCTTCCATTGCGCCCTGATGCAACCGGCGCAGGACCGCCTGGCAGCCGACCTGAATGCGCTGACCTTCAATCCGATGGAAGTACCGCTCGTTACGAATGTGGACGCGAGGCTGATCCAGTCGCCGGATGAGGCTCGGGATGGGCTAATCCGGCAGGTGACCGGCGCCGTTCAATGGGATCGCTCGATGCGGCTGCTGATCGAAAA from Terriglobales bacterium encodes:
- a CDS encoding isoprenylcysteine carboxylmethyltransferase family protein, whose translation is MTWSRIARRIRVPLGFLLAIAYIWLARPTWLSLAIGAGIALAGVALRAAASAHVKKNAELTNTGPYAYTRNPLYLGSIIIAAGFAVAALSPWIVLLLAVMFIAIYVPVIRSEEAFLRGMFPNFNEYCSRVPRLIPRFSRAYEGSGTFSRELYLKHREYNALAGTIAMLAALVIKKLWFHS
- a CDS encoding glycosyltransferase family 9 protein; its protein translation is MNDSSVVATPKKILIVRLGAMGDILHAIPAAIMLKCSFPDAEIGWVMEKRWADLLAPIPFITRRHLVDTRSWRKHPLDKRHEVLTALREIRASKYNIVVDFQGAIKSAAFALLSGAPRRYGFNDPWEKPASLAYTNTVITRATHVVQQNSQLAEKIVEQHGGIINNEYYCPVYDPLPEFESWAENKIAELRLRPRFALLNPGAGWGAKQWPAERYAEVTRELGNQGIRSLINYGPGEEELARIVESQSDGHAIAATFTISQLIAVTRRASLFIGGDTGPLHLADFFHDVPIVAIFGPTDPARTGPQSKKSIVLRDPSSITSHKRVKNAEAGLLNITAAEVLHAARELLATKGVNA
- a CDS encoding adenylyltransferase/cytidyltransferase family protein gives rise to the protein MSQTKVLSREDLRRRVAQWRQSGDQVIMANGCFDVLHVGHIRYLQAAKALGGKLIVAVNADDSVRQLKGDGRPVMPESERAEILAALEPVDAVVIFPELDVRALLNDIRPDVQAKGTDYTADSVPERDVVTSYGGRVAIVGDPKDHSATEIIQQIGKGAAKKN
- the sucB gene encoding 2-oxoglutarate dehydrogenase, E2 component, dihydrolipoamide succinyltransferase, whose protein sequence is MATDVIMPQMGESIFEGTITKWLKKPGEQVQRDEPLFEISTDKVDAEIPAPASGVLKEIKVQEGTTVQVNTVVGVIDSTNGASATPSAQPSTAATAPVIGSPELNPSPMPAGGPQNAAPPAPTASGPATDVIMPQMGESIFEGTITKWLKNVGDKVQRDEPLFEISTDKVDAEIPAPASGVLTEIKAQAGSTVQVNSVVGVIGGTGAPAAAPAPAAQPAAPAKAAAPAAPAPAAPVHEEEEVTVDGQKIRSSPLVRKMAKEHGINLAQVKGTGLGGRITKEDITAYIENRGKAPAAPVPVAAAPMAAKPAAPAPAPAAPLPGEVVPMTAMRKIIAQRMVESKHTSAHVHTIYEIDMTRVMNLREKIKKQFEQKNGVKLTPTTFFARAAVKGIRDFPIINSSVEGDNIRYHRNINIGIAVALDWGLIVPVIKNAEEKNIVGLQRSITDLGDRARSKKLKPDDVAGGTFTITNPGQFGQMFGLPIISQPQVAIMGIGSIKKMPVVLTDENGTDSIAIRQICHVSLGYDHRIIDGAVADQFLRSVAKFLENWNEELL
- a CDS encoding universal stress protein is translated as MATVHPVHDLEVSTLALRHILVTTDFSETSHKAMEQAAAIARLHGSDLAVLHIIPPEPILHSALEPATWEHHDLLARAKQEMQSFERSPAFAGIKLDLHVETGPLEMTLLDLIRQCDISMVVVATHGRSGIRKLILGSVAEEIFRIAPCPVLTIGPDVPPNLLTHGRFQSVLFATDFSEGSRHALPYASGFAQESQARLTLLHVLEEGSVSAAYLHEHLLANARKQLEEMLPAAANLTSSPDVEVVRGYPVEEILRAAHKHQADLIVLGVHKSSGLGARASAHLPWTIAQSVVSHANCPVLTVRG
- a CDS encoding DUF177 domain-containing protein, translated to MLINVHDLRKRQNVLDFEQEFPPEGFDLGVDVRAVQAVKTSGRATLVEEHTGHKGTLDDIRVAGKLATELEVLCARCLEPVKLPVHREFELLYRPQGSDVGGGKEVELQDKDAAISYYEGDGLALEDVVREQLLLAVPIKTVCKEECKGLCAHCGRNLNTGQCECAQSASDPRWEALKGLKDKLQK
- the rpmF gene encoding 50S ribosomal protein L32 produces the protein MANPKRRHSKRRTATRRAHDHLTTRSAAECPNCHEKKLPHRVCPKCGYYKGREIVEVEKAK
- the plsX gene encoding phosphate acyltransferase PlsX, whose product is MNTVIAVDAMGSDRAPKPEVEGAILAARSYNVHVLLVGQEDVIRAEMRNHPSAQYLTNIEIVHAEEVIGMDEKAAQSVRSKKKSSMHVGLRLVRDGRAAGFATAGNTGAAMATAKMILGALPGVDRPGLAAVFPTSKGTAAILLDVGANVDSKPQNLVQFAIMGEIYSRNILGTHRPRVGLLSIGEEETKGNELTRESYKLIKPLPINFIGNVEGRDLYNGHVDVIICDGFVGNVALKISEGLVETVRYLLKESLKSTISSQFGFLLSRKAFADFKKRLDYSEYGGAPLLGVKGVCIIGHGSSNANAIKNAIRVAAEFAERKINHKIEQEIASTRGTGMHHHAQGLAAGHDHGRHDD
- the fabD gene encoding ACP S-malonyltransferase, coding for MTNPIAFLFPGQGSQAVTMGKELASLYPVAQETFDEADAALGYKLSQLCFEGPEDKLKMTEVTQPAILTVSVAAFRVLESMGIEPQYVAGHSLGEYSAHVAAGTLSFQDAVKTVRNRGKYMQEAVPFGVGAMAAILALPLETIQEVCAEAAQGEVCEPANINSPDQVVISGNKAAVERAAEMCKAKGAKRAVMLPVSAPFHCALMQPAQDRLAADLNALTFNPMEVPLVTNVDARLIQSPDEARDGLIRQVTGAVQWDRSMRLLIEKGVSTFVEIGPGKVLCGLMRQIDRSKTCFNVEDEASLQKTAATFIATKTS